In a single window of the Pongo abelii isolate AG06213 chromosome 1, NHGRI_mPonAbe1-v2.0_pri, whole genome shotgun sequence genome:
- the LOC100461741 gene encoding PRAME family member 1 isoform X1 has protein sequence MSIQVPPRLLELAGQSLLRDQALAISAVEELPRVLYLPLFMEAFSRRHFQTLTVMVQAWPFTCLPLGSLMKTLHLETLKALLEGLHMLLTQKVRPRRWKLQVLDLRDVDENFWAIWPGAWALSCFPEAMSKKETAEDCPRMEEHQPLKVFIDVCLKEIPQDECLRYLFQWVYQRRGLVHLCCSKLVNYLTPIKYLRKSLKIIHLNSIQELEIHNMSWPQLIRKLRCHLKEMKNLRKLVFSRCHHYTSDNELEGRLVAKFSSVFLRLEHLQLLKIKVITFFSGHLEQLIRCLQNPLENLELTCGYLLEEDVKCLSQYPSLGYLKHLNLSYVLLFRISLEPLGALLEKIAASLETLILEGCQIHYSQLSAILPGLSRCSQLTTFYFGRNCMSMDALKDLLRHTSGLSKLSLETYPAPEESLNSLVHVYWEIFTPLRAELMCTLREVRQPKRIFIGPTPCPSCGSSPSEELELHLCC, from the exons ATGAGCATCCAGGTCCCACCCAGACTCCTGGAGCTGGCGGGGCAGAGCTTGCTGAGAGACCAGGCCTTGGCCATCTCTGCCGTGGAGGAGCTGCCCAGGGTGCTCTATCTCCCACTCTTCATGGAGGCCTTCAGCAGGAGACACTTCCAGACTCTGACGGTGATGGTGCAGGCCTGGCCCTTCACCTGCCTCCCTCTGGGATCGCTGATGAAGACGCTTCATCTGGAGACCTTAAAAGCATTGCTGGAAGGACTTCATATGCTGCTTACACAGAAGGTTCGTCCCAG GAGGTGGAAACTTCAAGTGCTGGATTTGCGGGATGTTGATGAGAATTTCTGGGCCATATGGCCTGGAGCCTGGGCCCTGTCCTGCTTCCCAGAGGCCATGAGTAAGAAGGAGACAGCAGAGGACTGTCCAAGGATGGAAGAGCACCAGCCCTTAAAGGTGTTCATAGACGTCTGCCTCAAGGAAATACCCCAGGATGAATGCCTGAGATACCTCTTTCAGTGGGTTTACCAAAGGAGAGGTTTAGTACACCTGTGCTGTAGTAAGCTGGTCAATTATCTAACGCCGATTAAATATCTCAGAAAGTCATTGAAAATAATCCACCTGAATAGTATTCAGGAGCTGGAAATTCACAACATGTCCTGGCCACAACTGATAAGAAAGCTTCGTTGTCACCTGAAGGAGATGAAGAATCTTCGCAAACTCGTTTTCTCCAGGTGCCATCATTACACGTCAGACAATGAACTCGAGGGTCGGTTAGTTGCCAAATTCAGCTctgtgttcctcaggctggaACACCTCCAGttgcttaaaataaaagtgatcACCTTCTTCAGTGGACACCTGGAACAGCTGATCAG GTGCCTCCAGAACCCCTTGGAGAACTTGGAATTAACTTGTGGCTACCTATTGGAAGAGGATGTGAAGTGTCTCTCCCAGTACCCAAGCCTCGGTTACCTAAAGCATCTGAATCTCAGCTACGTGCTGCTGTTCCGCATCAGTCTTGAACCCCTCGGAGCTCTGCTAGAGAAAATTGCTGCCTCTCTCGAGACCCTCATCTTGGAGGGCTGTCAAATCCACTACTCCCAACTCAGTGCCATCCTGCCTGGCCTGAGCCGCTGCTCCCAGCTCACCACCTTCTACTTTGGCAGAAATTGCATGTCTATGGACGCCCTGAAGGACCTGCTGCGCCACACCAGTGGGCTGAGCAAGTTAAGCCTGGAGACGTATCCTGCCCCTGAGGAGAGTTTGAATTCCTTGGTTCATGTCTATTGGGAGATCTTCACCCCACTTCGGGCTGAGCTGATGTGTACACTGAGGGAAGTCAGGCAGCCCAAGAGGATCTTCATTGGTCCCACCCCCTGCCCTTCCTGTGGCTCATCACCATCTGAGGAACTGGAGCTCCATCTTTGCTGCTAG
- the LOC100461741 gene encoding PRAME family member 1 isoform X2 — protein MKGGKGHQTCAFHNRSVLTSLVITNDPVSDSLSVKGCSELQESQCLQNPLENLELTCGYLLEEDVKCLSQYPSLGYLKHLNLSYVLLFRISLEPLGALLEKIAASLETLILEGCQIHYSQLSAILPGLSRCSQLTTFYFGRNCMSMDALKDLLRHTSGLSKLSLETYPAPEESLNSLVHVYWEIFTPLRAELMCTLREVRQPKRIFIGPTPCPSCGSSPSEELELHLCC, from the exons ATGAAAGGAGGGAAAGGGCATCAAACCTGTGCATTTCACAATAGGTCTGTCCTCACCAGCTTAGTGATCACGAATGATCCTGTCTCTGATTCCCTGTCTGTAAAAGGTTGTTCTGAACTCCAGGAAAGTCA GTGCCTCCAGAACCCCTTGGAGAACTTGGAATTAACTTGTGGCTACCTATTGGAAGAGGATGTGAAGTGTCTCTCCCAGTACCCAAGCCTCGGTTACCTAAAGCATCTGAATCTCAGCTACGTGCTGCTGTTCCGCATCAGTCTTGAACCCCTCGGAGCTCTGCTAGAGAAAATTGCTGCCTCTCTCGAGACCCTCATCTTGGAGGGCTGTCAAATCCACTACTCCCAACTCAGTGCCATCCTGCCTGGCCTGAGCCGCTGCTCCCAGCTCACCACCTTCTACTTTGGCAGAAATTGCATGTCTATGGACGCCCTGAAGGACCTGCTGCGCCACACCAGTGGGCTGAGCAAGTTAAGCCTGGAGACGTATCCTGCCCCTGAGGAGAGTTTGAATTCCTTGGTTCATGTCTATTGGGAGATCTTCACCCCACTTCGGGCTGAGCTGATGTGTACACTGAGGGAAGTCAGGCAGCCCAAGAGGATCTTCATTGGTCCCACCCCCTGCCCTTCCTGTGGCTCATCACCATCTGAGGAACTGGAGCTCCATCTTTGCTGCTAG